In Puntigrus tetrazona isolate hp1 chromosome 24, ASM1883169v1, whole genome shotgun sequence, a genomic segment contains:
- the LOC122329553 gene encoding C-C motif chemokine 20-like encodes MRCASVSLLLCLALMLLAQFSCPISGLRNCPCLKTSKHVLRKEDIDSYIIQEAGVCHITAVLFKTVKGRFICSDPQKPWVKRAIEKETAAEMTTRPVISASASTLKNTSHWNTAG; translated from the exons ATGAGGTGCGCTTCTGTAAGCCTTCTGCTGTGCCTGGCTCTAATGCTGCTTGCTCAATTCTCCTGCCCAA TTAGTGGTCTGCGAAACTGTCCTTGTCTCAAGACGTCAAAACATGTTCTCCGCAAGGAAGATATTGACAGCTACATAATTCAAGAAGCGGGCGTCTGCCATATTACTGCCGTTTT ATTTAAAACAGTCAAAGGTCGTTTCATTTGCTCCGATCCGCAAAAGCCTTGGGTGAAAAGAGCCATTGAAAAGGAGACAGCAGCTGAAATGACGACACGTCCCGTAATCTCTGCATCAGCATCCACGCTGAAGAACACATCACACTGGAATACCGCTGGATGA
- the ccl32b.3 gene encoding C-C motif chemokine 32b.3 → MRSLVCFLFCMVLFLLCLTAEASQSTPNCCLKTSKGRIPKNRVLDYTVQKAGVCPINAIVLLTKREKMKCFDPDSEWIKEIIRTVEQKKLTQNSDPKASPSQNVKRQKKNNKGKKRRRKNQKKA, encoded by the exons ATGAGGTCGCttgtatgttttcttttctgtatgGTGCTGTTTCTTCTCTGCCTCACTGCAG AAGCAAGTCAAAGTACTCCAAACTGCTGTTTAAAGACGAGCAAAGGCAGAATACCTAAAAACAGAGTGTTGGATTATACAGTCCAGAAAGCAGGAGTCTGCCCTATCAACGCAATTGT CTTGTTGaccaagagagagaaaatgaagtgttttgatCCAGACTCAGAATGGATCAAAGAAATTATCAGAACAGTGGAACAGAAAAAGCTGACACAAAACTCTGATCCAAAAGCCTCGCCAAGCCAAAATgtcaaaagacagaaaaaaaataataaaggaaaGAAACGCAGACGAAAGAATCAAAAGAAAGCTTAA